From Ignavibacterium sp.:
GTATTTCATCAACTCTGTCTTTTTCGTTTTTGTTAGCTATTCCCTGTTTTACTTTCTCGGGATTTTCACGAATGAATTTTAAGTCGAGCATTATTTTTTCCTTTATTTAATCACTACCAAAGAGAAATGGTACACAGATTTTTATGATTCATTATGATTTTTTATGATTTTTGTATTCAGATGATAAAACTCTTCTTTTGAATTTTGGTTCCTTACCAAAATTTAAAAGCATTCCAACTTCGATGTCTGTTGCTTTTAAATAATTTACTAATTGAGCTTCGTGTTCGGGTAATAAATTTTCAGCAGCTTTTAATTCAACAATTACTGAATCATTTACAACTAAATCAGCAAAATATTCACC
This genomic window contains:
- a CDS encoding GxxExxY protein, with translation MIKENYKYSEITELIIKTFYSVYNKLGYGFLEKVYENGMMIELKRLGLKVEKQKQIKVFYDEFEIGEYFADLVVNDSVIVELKAAENLLPEHEAQLVNYLKATDIEVGMLLNFGKEPKFKRRVLSSEYKNHKKS